In one Cyprinus carpio isolate SPL01 chromosome B2, ASM1834038v1, whole genome shotgun sequence genomic region, the following are encoded:
- the LOC109069275 gene encoding gastrula zinc finger protein XlCGF57.1-like: MDVKMGFIKEEPEDTSDPEPCGVKDEEPQELRGLTEVKEESQVPNKVQDNCYFQTLKTEENSQPANLPQKGHVKNRARKKPLTCTHCGKNFSHKGKLNIHMRSHTGEKPFVCPQCGKRFIHRGHLNEHLRIHTGEKPYTCTHCGKSFTHKTSLTWHMRTHAKESPLTCCQCGKGFKQQEKLECHMRTHTKNNPFTCPQCGKSFTYKTNLACHMRTHAKNNPFTCPQCGKSFVHKGHLNDHLRVHSGEKPFTCHLCGKSYRVKGYFNIHMRSHTGEKPFVCPQCGKRFIHRGHLNEHLRIHTGEKPYTCTHCGRSFTHKTSLTCHMRTHAKESPLTCCQCGKGFKQQEKLECHMRTHTKNNPLTCPQCGKSFVHKGHLNDHLRVHSGEKPFTCHLCGKSYRVKGYFKVHLRIHSGEKPYACDQCGKRFIHKGHLTEHSRVHSGEKPFGCTPCGKCFAHKGSLRLHIKKYHTEDERCLERHARSLKTCPRCGKGYKHKGHLMNHIKTHTRNTLT, translated from the coding sequence GCCTGACGGAAgtgaaagaggagagtcaagtCCCAAATAAAGTCCAAGACAACTGTTATTTTCAGACACTTAAAACTGAAGAAAACTCTCAGCCTGCAAATCTCCCACAAAAAGGACACGTTAAAAATCGTGCCAGAAAGAAGCCTTTAACATGCACTCACTGTGGAAAGAATTTCAGTCATAAAGGAAAACTTAATATCCACATGAGgagtcacactggagagaagcccttCGTGtgtcctcagtgtggaaagaggttTATTCACAGAGGACATCTTAACGAACACTTAcggattcacaccggagagaagccgtacacatgcactcactgtggaaagagtttcacacataAAACAAGCCTAACGTGGCACATGAGAACTCACGCTAAAGAAAGCCCTTTAACCTGCTGTCAGTGTGGAAAAGGATTCAAACAGCAAGAAAAACTCGAGTgtcacatgagaactcacactaAAAACAATCCGTTtacatgccctcagtgtggaaagagtttcacatatAAAACAAACCTAGCGTGTCACATGAGAACTCACGCTAAAAACAATCCGTTtacatgccctcagtgtggaaagagtttcgtTCATAAAGGACACCTTAACGATCACTTACGAGTCCACTCTGGGGAGAAACCGTTCACATGTCATCTGTGTGGCAAGAGTTACAGAGTTAAAGGATACTTTAATATTCACATGAGgagtcacactggagagaagcccttCGTGtgtcctcagtgtggaaagaggttTATTCACAGAGGACACCTTAACGAACACTTAcggattcacaccggagagaagccgtacACATGCACTCACTGTGGAAGGAGTTTCACACATAAAACAAGCCTAACGTGTCACATGAGAACTCACGCTAAAGAAAGCCCTTTAACCTGCTGTCAGTGTGGAAAAGGATTCAAACAGCAAGAAAAACTCGAGTgtcacatgagaactcacactaAAAACAATCCTCTtacatgccctcagtgtggaaagagcttcgtTCATAAAGGACACCTTAACGATCACTTACGAGTCCactctggagagaaaccgttcacatgtCATCTGTGTGGCAAGAGTTACAGAGTTAAAGGATACTTTAAAGTTCACCTGAGAATCCACTCTGGAGAGAAGCCGTATGCGTGTGACCAGTGTGGAAAGAGGTTTATTCATAAAGGACACCTTACTGAACACTCAAGAGTTCactctggagagaagcctttcggATGCACTCCGTGTGGAAAGTGTTTCGCACATAAAGGAAGCCTAAGGTTGCACATTAAAAAGTATCACACTGAAGATGAGAGATGCCTTGAGCGTCACGCGAGGAGCCTAAAAACATGCCCTCGATGTGGAAAGGGATATAAGCATAAAGGACACCTTATGAATCATATAAAAACTCACACCAGAAatacacttacataa
- the LOC109047984 gene encoding gastrula zinc finger protein XlCGF58.1-like has product MNLHVMEFIKEEPEDSSDPDPCRVKDEETEQQIGLMEVKEESQELNEVEDNQHFQTPEHFISEEKPSVYYQSENLSQAGRLKDHIKNHTRKRPFTCHQCGKSFKHKGRLTVHARVHNGDEPFTCHQCGKSFANRGNLNVHKQIHSKERPFICLQCGKSFTNQENLECHMKTHAGENLFSCYECGTSFTSKLTLQNHVKTHSGERPFPCHHCEKSFDHKGKLNIHMRSHTGEKPFVCPQCGKRFIHRGHLNDHLRIHTGEKPYTCTHCGKSFTHQASLSWHMRTHTEETLKRYMRIHPEGNPFKCHQCGKSFLHRGHLNDHLRVHTGEKPFTCPHCEKSFSHKGYFHVHLRIHTGEKPFTCHQCGKSFTHKGSLKWHMRIHTEGLFTCGECGKSFAYKRKLQIHRRIHTEENPLTCLQCGKRFTCHKKFKCHMKTHSKDNLYSCNQCGKCFNQRGHLNEHMRTHTGEKPFTCHLCGKSFSQKGTFNIHLRIHTGERPFTCQQCGQSFSKKGNLNVHVRTHSAINLACHQSGQSLIQQAHLNDHIRLHIVDRPFTCHHCKKNFIHRGHLNDHLRIHTGEKPYACQQCGKRFTHKGSLTWHMRTHSEADLIQCRQTEKKFTKNADVESQKRTCTVEKPYACQQCGKRFTHKASLKWHMRTHADEELFTCHLSEKKCTSDVERRIRSGEKPYACPLCEKSFSRQAILQSHVETHFEESP; this is encoded by the exons ATGAATCTTCATGtcatggagtttattaaagaggagccTGAAGACTCGAGCGATCCGGATCCCTGCAGAGTGAAAGATGAAGAAACCGAGCAACAAATAG GCCTGATGGAAGTGAAAGAGGAAAGCCAAGAACTGAATGAAGTTGAGGACAACCAGCATTTCCAGACACCTGAACATTTTATATCTGAAGAAAAACCTTCAGTTTACTATCAGTCTGAAAATCTTTCACAAGCAGGACGCCTTAAAGatcacattaaaaatcataccaGGAAGAGACCTTTCACATGCCaccagtgtggaaagagtttcaaacaTAAAGGACGCCTTACCGTTCACGCAAGAGTTCACAATGGAGACGAGCCTTTTACGTGCCATCAATGCGGAAAGAGTTTTGCAAATAGAGGGAACCTTAatgttcacaaacaaattcactCTAAAGAGAGACCTTTCATTtgccttcagtgtggaaagagtttcacaaatCAAGAAAACCTTGAGTGTCACATGAAAACCCACGCTGGAGAGAACCTTTTCTCGTGTTATGAGTGTGGAACGAGTTTCACTAGTAAACTAACTCTTCAGAATCACGTAAAAACTCACTCTGGAGAGAGGCCTTTCCCGTGCCATCACTGTGAAAAGAGTTTCGACCATAAAGGAAAACTTAATATTCACATGAGgagtcacactggagagaagcccttCGTGtgtcctcagtgtggaaagaggttTATTCACAGAGGACATCTTAACGATCACTTAcggatccacaccggagagaagccgtacACATGCACTcactgtgggaagagtttcacacatcAAGCAAGCCTCTCGTGGCACATGAGGACTCACACCGAAGAAACTCTCAAGCGTTACATGAGAATCCACCCTGAAGGGAATCCTTTCAAATGtcatcaatgtggaaagagtttccttCACAGAGGACACCTTAACGATCACCTAAgggttcacaccggagagaaaccgttcacatgCCCTCACTGTGAAAAGAGTTTCAGTCATAAAGGATACTTTCACGTTCACTTAaggattcacaccggagagaaaccattcacatgccatcagtgtggaaagagcttcacgcATAAAGGAAGCCTGAAGTGgcacatgagaatccacactgAAGGGCTTTTCACTTGCGGcgagtgcgggaagagtttcgcCTATAAAAGGAAACTTCAGATTCACAGAAGAATTCACACCGAAGAGAACCCTTTAACTTGCCTTCAGTGTGGAAAAAGATTCACGTGTCACAAAAAGTTTAAGTGTCACATGAAAACTCACTCTAAAGACAACCTTTACTCGTGCaatcagtgtggaaagtgtttcaatCAAAGAGGACACCTGAATGAACACATGAGGactcacaccggagagaagccgttcacatgccatctgtgtggaaagagcttcagtCAGAaaggaacctttaacatccacctACGAATTCACACGGGAGAAAGACCGTTCACGTGCCAACAGTGTGGACAGAGTTTCAGTAAGAAAGGAAACTTGAATGTGCACGTGAGGACTCACTCTGCCATCAACCTCGCATGCCATCAGAGCGGACAGAGTTTAATTCAACAAGCACACCTTAATGATCACATAAGACTTCACATTGTAGACCGACCGTTCACATGCCATCACTGCAAAAAGAACTTCATTCATCGAGGACACCTTAATGATCACCTGaggatccacaccggagagaagccttacgCGTGCCAACAGTGTGGGAAGCGTTTCACACATAAAGGAAGCCTCACGTGGCACATGAGGACTCACAGTGAAGCGGATCTTATTCAATGCCGTCAAACCGAGAAGAAGTTTACAAAAAATGCAGATGTTGAGAGTCAGAAGAGAACTTGCACCGTAGAGAAGCCTTACGcgtgccaacagtgtggaaagcgtTTCACACATAAAGCAAGCCTTAAGTGGCACATGAGAACTCACGCTGATGAGGAGCTTTTCACATGCCACCTGAGTGAGAAGAAATGTACAAGTGATGTAGAGAGAAGAATTCGctctggagagaagccttacgcGTGTCCTTTGTGTGAAAAGAGTTTCAGTCGTCAAGCCATCCTTCAGAGTCATGTAGAAACTCACTTTGAAGAGAGTCCTTAA
- the si:ch211-241e1.5 gene encoding gastrula zinc finger protein XlCGF57.1 — MEFIKEENEEIIIPDPCRVKDEEMEEKIDLMSPKEESQEMYEAEEKHHDFTSGEKSFSCTETEKNSLKKPKRTVKTRSKSSFTCSHCGKGFLRIGHLYSHMRVHTGESPFTCQQCGRRFKQKGNLKSHMRIHTGESPFTCQQCGRSFTQKGNLNGHMRSHTGESPFSCRVCGKSFSLKGNLNHHMRIHSGEKPFACPQCGKRFTQKQSLNCHIRIHSRENCFICHKCGMSFTDMEHLNRHVITHSGEKPFTCQQCGSRFRLNKNLKSHMRVHTGEKPYTCKHCGKTYAQKGNLDVHVRLHTGERPFVCPQCGKGFTHKGNLKSHIRFHTRETPYACLHCGKSFTYQRDLKVHLHVHSEFVLKCSECGKTFADKVNFLNHLRIHPGERLFNCDRCNKKFLFRSHLEIHMKSHTDERAYVCSSCGKGFKWLGNLKSHQKMHAGVNACARASHLKQQQQIHPGGNTDEDSDVAKPLTASETSKTEGVHAGEKLYSCASCGMNFSTTIYLLAHEKRHCLK, encoded by the exons atggagtttattaaagaagagaatgaAGAAATAATAATTCCAGATCCATGCCGAGTGAAAGATGAAGAAATGGAGGAGAAAATAG ACCTGATGTCACCAAAAGAGGAAAGTCAAGAAATGTATGAAGCGGAGGAGAAGCATCATGATTTCACCAGTGGAGAAAAATCCTTTAGTTGCACAGAAACAGAAAAGAATTCCTTGAAAAAACCAAAACGAACTGTGAAAACAAGATCTAAAAGTAGCTTCACTTGCTCTCACTGTGGAAAGGGTTTCTTGCGTATAGGACACCTTTACagccacatgagagttcatactggagagagtCCGTTTACCTGCCAGCAGTGCGGAAGGAGGTTTAAACAGAAAGGAAACCTTAAAAGCCACATGCGAATTCACACCGGCGAGAGCCCTTTCACCTGCCAgcagtgtggaaggagtttcactcaaaaaggaaaccttaatgGCCACATGAGATCTCACACCGGCGAGAGCCCGTTCTCCTGCAGAGTCTGTGGAAAGAGCTTCTCGCTCAAAGGAAACCTTAATCACCACATGAGAATCCAttctggagagaagcctttcgcatgccctcagtgtggaaaacGCTTCACACAGAAACAGTCTCTTAACTGCCACATAAGAATCCACTCTAGAGAGAACTGTTTTATATGCCACAAGTGTGGAATGAGTTTCACAGACATGGAGCATCTTAACAGACACGTAATAACGCACTCTGGAGAAAAGCCGTTCACATGCCAGCAGTGCGGAAGCAGGTtcagattaaataaaaaccttaagagtcacatgagagttcacaccggAGAAAAGCCGTACACGTGCAAGCACTGCGGGAAGACCTACGCACAGAAAGGAAACCTTGATGTTCACGTGCGCCTTCACACTGGAGAGCGGCCGTTCGtttgccctcagtgtggaaagggtttcACACATAAAGGAAACCTGAAGAGTCACATCAGATTTCACACTCGAGAGACGCCTTACGCGTGTCTTcactgtgggaagagtttcacctATCAGAGAGACCTCAAAGTTCACTTGCATGTTCACTCTGAGTTCGTACTGAAGTGTTCGGAGTGCGGCAAGACGTTTGCAGACAAGGTCAACTTCTTAAACCATCTGCGCATTCACCCCGGAGAACGGCTGTTTAACTGCGACCGCTGCAATAAGAAGTTTCTTTTTCGGTCCCACTTAGAGATACACATGAAAAGCCACACTGACGAGAGAGCTTATGTGTGTTCCTCGTGCGGAAAGGGTTTTAAATGGCTTGGCAATCTGAAATCGCACCAGAAGATGCATGCTGGTGTGAACGCTTGTGCCAGAGCGAGCCACTTGAAACAGCAGCAACAAATCCATCCTGGAGGAAACACAGACGAGGATTCAGATGTCGCAAAGCCTTTGACTGCTTCAGAAACTTCAAAAACAGAAGGCGTGCATGCTGGAGAGAAGCTATATAGCTGCGCTTCATGTGGGATGAACTTCAGCACGACAATTTATCTGCTGGCTCATGAGAAAAGGCACTGTCTGAAGTAG